GGGCTATCCTGCTCGCTCTGTTTTTAAGCTAATGGAGATTCAGGAAAAATTTAAAATTATAAAGCCTGGATATAAGGTTCTGGATCTTGGAGCAAGCCCTGGCTCCTGGTCTCAGTTTGTTTGTGAAATTATAGGGCCTCAGGGGCATGCTGTGGGAGTTGACCTTGAACCAGTTAAATTTAAATCCAATTTATTCACCTTTTTGCAAAAAGATGTTTTTGAACTCACCGAAGATGAGCTTAAAAGCCTTGGATTTAGTGAGTTTGACCTTATTCTTAGTGATATGGCCCCCAAAACTACCGGCATTCAAATCAGAGATCATATCCAGTCCGTGGAACTATCTCTCAGAGCCCTTGAACTTGCTAAGAATTTACTACGAAAAGGAGGGACCCTTCTTGTAAAGATCTTTGATGGACCAGAGTTTCCAAAGGTGCGCAAGGAATTTGAAAAAATCTTTCAAAGTGTTAAAATTCTTAAACCAAAAGCTACCCGTAAAGGGAGTAAGGAGCTTTTTTTGTTGGCTCTAAATAAAAAATGAGAATACTTTTAACTTCAGATTGGCATCTCGGGAAAAATATCTTTCAAAAAAAACTTCTTTCTGAGCAGGCCCTTTTCTTTGAGAATTCTTTTTTTCCTTTACTTAAAGAGGTAAGACCTGATTTTTTAATTGTAGCAGGGGATATTTTAGATAAACCTTTGCCTGATCAGGAAACCCTCTTTTTTTATGAGGATCTTTTAAGGAGGCTCTCTGACCTTAAAATTACCTCTCTATTAATCTTAGGAAATCACGATTCAAGGAGAACCTCCCTGCATAAACATTTTATTGAACTTGCAGGCATACACCTTATTGATGACCTTAAATTTTTTTCTAAACCCTTTATCTGGAAGGATAAATCTGGAAAACACCTCAATTTATATATACTCCCCTATCTCCCTCTCTATGAATTGTTGGAAAAGGCCTTAAGTCAGGGATTTTTCTATTCATCTGAGGAAATTACTTTTACCACTCTTTTTGAAGCCCTTCTTTCACAGATTGAAATAAAAAGGCCTGCTTTTTTAGTCTCCCATTTTGCTGTGGATAAAGCTATCTCTTGTGGTGAGGAGATTTCAATCCGGGGCTATACCTCAGATTATGTATTCTCAGAGAAACTTTTTTCCTGCTTTGATGCTCTCTTACTGGGCCATCTTCATCGTCCCCAGGTGCTTGAAGAGAGATTTTTTTATCCCGGTGCCCCTCTTCCTTATTCCTTTGAAAATTACTCTGATCAAAGAGGCCTTTTTTTCTTGGAATGGGATGGCAGAAGTCTTTCTTCTGAATTTATTTGCCTTAAACCTCCTTACGAATTAAGGATAATTAAAGGTCTATTTGAGAAACT
This window of the Caldimicrobium thiodismutans genome carries:
- a CDS encoding RlmE family RNA methyltransferase — encoded protein: MKSSKKNPWFDKWAELAKKKGYPARSVFKLMEIQEKFKIIKPGYKVLDLGASPGSWSQFVCEIIGPQGHAVGVDLEPVKFKSNLFTFLQKDVFELTEDELKSLGFSEFDLILSDMAPKTTGIQIRDHIQSVELSLRALELAKNLLRKGGTLLVKIFDGPEFPKVRKEFEKIFQSVKILKPKATRKGSKELFLLALNKK
- a CDS encoding exonuclease SbcCD subunit D translates to MRILLTSDWHLGKNIFQKKLLSEQALFFENSFFPLLKEVRPDFLIVAGDILDKPLPDQETLFFYEDLLRRLSDLKITSLLILGNHDSRRTSLHKHFIELAGIHLIDDLKFFSKPFIWKDKSGKHLNLYILPYLPLYELLEKALSQGFFYSSEEITFTTLFEALLSQIEIKRPAFLVSHFAVDKAISCGEEISIRGYTSDYVFSEKLFSCFDALLLGHLHRPQVLEERFFYPGAPLPYSFENYSDQRGLFFLEWDGRSLSSEFICLKPPYELRIIKGLFEKLLQMEKTNAYIKVILEDKLPIFDAHQKLKEHFPNLLHLEYEEEEILLEGQTIHEELRSSELDERVLFCEFYNYVEKKEMDERLWEVFNKYLEDFYKNERKEGRLCQ